The Salegentibacter mishustinae genome includes a window with the following:
- a CDS encoding HD domain-containing protein, with protein sequence MSKILFENIYKKIISRLDQELPGSLVYHNVNHTKYVLEKAVKLAASENITGRELELIKIAALYHDTGFLLSHIEHENLGCLIASRDLQELFLDPVEIDMICGMIAATKIPQRPKNIFEKIVADADLFYLGTPNYNQFSKKLYKELKHFDPSINDEKWLKIQVNFLSSHSYHTKYGKEILEPVKRDILNSLCLR encoded by the coding sequence TTGAGCAAGATTCTATTTGAAAATATTTATAAGAAAATTATTTCCAGATTAGATCAGGAACTTCCCGGGTCGCTTGTCTACCATAACGTAAATCACACAAAATATGTCTTGGAAAAGGCAGTGAAACTTGCTGCAAGTGAAAACATAACCGGGAGGGAACTCGAACTTATAAAAATTGCTGCTTTATATCATGACACGGGATTTTTGCTTAGTCATATAGAGCACGAGAATCTGGGATGCCTAATCGCCTCAAGAGACCTGCAGGAATTATTTTTAGACCCAGTAGAAATTGATATGATATGTGGCATGATAGCCGCAACAAAAATTCCGCAAAGACCAAAGAATATTTTTGAAAAGATAGTCGCAGATGCTGATTTGTTTTATCTGGGAACTCCTAATTATAATCAGTTTAGCAAGAAACTTTACAAAGAATTAAAGCATTTTGATCCTTCCATCAATGATGAAAAGTGGTTAAAGATACAGGTCAATTTTCTTTCATCTCACAGCTATCATACAAAATATGGTAAGGAAATCTTGGAACCGGTTAAAAGAGACATTTTAAACTCTCTATGTTTAAGGTGA
- a CDS encoding YitT family protein: MSSTDRIDWKSIFSLSSMMYTILGVFSALIALQGFMIPNHFLDGGITGISILIEEVFHIPFSLPFILLNLPFIFMGFRKIGKTFSVNALIAVILLAVLMTFITFPQITSDKVLIAVFGGFFIGLGIGLVIRGGGVIDGLEIIAHYTNKRIGFSTSEIIMTINTLLFIGAAFEFGIETAMYSILVYFTAMKTSDYVVDGFEEFTALTIISKEFETVKSVIVNDFGKAVTVYKGERGYLPSSYDIKQDCDIVMTIVTRIEIHRIKEVIKELDPNAFFYVQRIKEVKGGLGKHNSMQH; encoded by the coding sequence ATGAGTAGTACAGATCGTATCGATTGGAAATCCATTTTTTCCCTATCTTCAATGATGTATACCATATTGGGGGTGTTTTCTGCCCTGATTGCGTTGCAGGGGTTTATGATTCCTAACCATTTTCTGGATGGCGGTATAACAGGGATTTCCATTTTAATTGAAGAAGTTTTCCACATTCCCTTCAGCCTACCTTTTATACTTTTAAACCTTCCGTTTATCTTTATGGGGTTTAGAAAAATCGGAAAAACTTTCAGTGTAAATGCTTTAATAGCAGTTATACTTCTTGCAGTACTTATGACGTTCATCACCTTTCCCCAAATTACCAGCGACAAGGTGCTTATAGCGGTTTTCGGAGGGTTTTTTATTGGACTGGGAATAGGTTTAGTTATACGGGGCGGCGGGGTTATAGACGGGTTGGAAATCATTGCCCATTATACCAATAAAAGAATTGGTTTCTCAACCAGTGAAATTATTATGACCATTAATACCCTGCTTTTTATTGGAGCGGCTTTTGAATTTGGAATTGAAACAGCCATGTATTCTATTCTTGTTTATTTTACAGCCATGAAAACTTCAGATTATGTAGTTGATGGATTTGAAGAATTTACGGCTTTAACTATTATTTCAAAGGAATTTGAAACGGTAAAATCGGTGATCGTAAATGATTTTGGTAAAGCCGTAACCGTTTATAAAGGAGAAAGAGGTTATCTTCCCTCCAGTTATGATATAAAACAGGATTGTGATATTGTGATGACTATAGTAACGAGAATAGAAATACACAGGATCAAAGAGGTTATAAAGGAATTGGATCCCAACGCATTCTTTTATGTACAAAGGATAAAGGAAGTTAAAGGAGGATTAGGTAAACATAATAGCATGCAGCATTGA
- the fabG gene encoding 3-oxoacyl-ACP reductase FabG — protein MKYALITGASRGIGKAIAVKLAKELQYNILLNFHSNIDAANATKELVEAENVHCELLQFDVSDTKMSENVLQDFRKNNPDAEIEIIVNNAGITRDGLFMWMKPEDWHSVINTSLNGFYNVTQPLLKDMLKRRYGRIINIVSLSGLKGNAGQVNYSAAKGALISATKALAKEIGKRKVTVNAVAPGFITSDMTADFDEKELKKMIPLNRFGEAEEVADLVSFLASKKASYITGEVININGGLYS, from the coding sequence ATGAAATACGCACTCATTACAGGTGCTTCCCGCGGAATTGGAAAAGCCATTGCTGTTAAACTTGCCAAAGAATTGCAATATAATATTTTGTTGAATTTCCATTCTAACATCGATGCCGCTAATGCCACAAAAGAACTGGTTGAGGCTGAAAATGTACACTGTGAATTGCTTCAGTTTGATGTTTCTGATACCAAAATGAGCGAAAATGTATTACAAGATTTCCGCAAAAATAATCCTGATGCAGAAATTGAAATCATTGTAAATAATGCAGGAATAACCAGAGACGGCCTTTTTATGTGGATGAAGCCTGAAGACTGGCATTCGGTAATCAACACCAGTTTAAATGGTTTTTATAATGTTACACAGCCTCTATTAAAAGATATGCTGAAAAGGCGCTATGGTAGAATCATTAATATTGTCTCACTTTCGGGCTTAAAAGGAAATGCCGGGCAGGTAAATTATTCGGCTGCAAAAGGGGCATTAATTTCTGCAACCAAAGCACTGGCAAAGGAAATTGGTAAAAGAAAAGTTACTGTAAATGCTGTAGCACCCGGTTTTATAACTTCAGATATGACAGCCGATTTTGATGAAAAAGAACTCAAGAAAATGATCCCATTAAATCGTTTTGGCGAAGCAGAAGAAGTAGCCGATTTAGTGAGTTTTTTGGCTTCTAAAAAAGCTTCCTATATTACCGGAGAAGTTATAAATATTAACGGCGGACTCTATTCTTAA
- a CDS encoding NAD(P)/FAD-dependent oxidoreductase has product MKQLNTQILIIGAGPSGMVAAGYLQKQGVECLVVEKSSFPRFSIGESLLPKSMENFKEAGLLEAIKAEGFQKKFGARFIKEDKLGEFDFSEKFGKGWDWTWQVPRADFDLVLANEIQRKGVKIYFNAEVKNVNFEEKQSLTEVVINSEEKIEIQAEFIIDASGNGRVLAEQLNLNASPKISGNSSIFTHIKETNRPKGKEGELITFEVLDTKTWFWYIPFSNGNSSLGFVSENEWFEGFSENNSVAFKEMLKNLKYYNNRFNSYPFLFEPVKLPNISRNVTKIYGKGFALTGNSAEFLDPIFSSGVAFATESGLRAAKLTKLEVEGKKVDWEKDYAEYMQAGISVFSSYVKEWYTGNLQKLFFHENPRTDIREQICAVLAGYVWDKNNPFVKNHQRIIGNIARMIDREEINI; this is encoded by the coding sequence ATGAAACAGCTCAACACACAGATCTTAATTATTGGCGCCGGCCCTTCTGGGATGGTCGCAGCCGGGTATTTGCAAAAACAAGGTGTAGAATGTTTGGTTGTGGAAAAAAGTTCATTTCCGCGCTTTAGTATTGGTGAGAGCCTGTTACCTAAAAGCATGGAAAACTTTAAGGAAGCAGGATTATTAGAGGCTATAAAAGCCGAAGGATTTCAAAAGAAATTCGGTGCCAGGTTTATAAAAGAAGATAAACTTGGCGAATTTGATTTTTCTGAAAAATTTGGAAAAGGCTGGGATTGGACGTGGCAGGTTCCGAGAGCTGATTTCGACCTGGTTTTAGCGAATGAAATTCAACGAAAAGGCGTAAAGATCTATTTTAATGCGGAAGTCAAAAACGTGAATTTTGAAGAAAAACAATCTTTGACCGAAGTTGTGATAAATTCTGAAGAAAAAATTGAAATACAAGCTGAATTTATAATTGATGCGAGTGGAAACGGTCGCGTATTGGCAGAACAATTAAATTTAAATGCTTCCCCAAAAATCTCCGGTAATTCTTCCATATTCACCCATATTAAAGAAACCAATCGACCAAAAGGCAAAGAAGGTGAACTTATTACCTTTGAAGTTTTAGATACTAAAACCTGGTTCTGGTATATTCCTTTTTCTAACGGAAATTCAAGCCTTGGTTTTGTAAGTGAAAATGAATGGTTTGAAGGTTTCAGTGAAAATAATTCGGTTGCCTTTAAAGAGATGTTGAAAAATCTGAAATATTATAACAACAGGTTTAACTCCTATCCTTTTTTATTTGAACCGGTTAAGTTGCCGAATATCTCCCGAAACGTAACAAAGATCTATGGCAAAGGATTTGCATTAACCGGGAACAGTGCAGAATTTCTTGATCCTATTTTCTCTTCTGGAGTTGCCTTTGCCACCGAATCTGGTTTGCGAGCCGCTAAATTGACTAAACTTGAAGTAGAAGGTAAAAAAGTTGATTGGGAGAAAGATTATGCGGAATATATGCAAGCCGGTATCTCTGTATTCAGTAGTTACGTAAAAGAATGGTACACCGGGAATCTACAGAAATTATTTTTTCACGAGAATCCCAGAACCGATATTAGAGAGCAAATTTGTGCGGTTCTGGCGGGATATGTTTGGGATAAAAATAATCCTTTTGTGAAGAATCATCAACGAATTATTGGAAATATAGCCCGTATGATAGATCGGGAAGAAATAAATATTTAG
- a CDS encoding YitT family protein — translation MSSSKKINWHSICSLHSILFTVLGVLFAVVGLKGFLVPNNFLDGGVTGISILLLGISPLHISLLLLIFNLPFVIIGFKKIGYTFGIHAGIAILLLSAGMYLLEIEVFTEDKVLIAIFGGFFIGLGIGFVLRGGGVIDGLEVIALHTEKKSAFTSAEIILTLNILIIMGAAYRFGIETGMYSILVYYTAMLTTNYVVEGFEEFTALNIISKDAAEIQNMIANEFGKGITIFKGERGYLPKLHKKKTDCDIIVTVVTRLEIHRIKNSVMKIDPQAFIFVNTIKEVNGGYLSNTIKEKY, via the coding sequence ATGAGTAGCTCTAAAAAAATAAATTGGCATTCTATATGTTCACTGCACTCCATTCTCTTCACAGTACTTGGAGTTCTCTTTGCGGTGGTGGGGCTGAAGGGATTTCTTGTTCCAAACAACTTCCTCGACGGCGGGGTGACCGGGATCTCTATTCTTTTGTTAGGAATAAGTCCACTTCATATTAGTTTGTTATTACTGATCTTCAATTTGCCTTTTGTGATTATAGGATTTAAGAAAATTGGCTACACATTTGGAATTCATGCAGGTATAGCGATTTTGCTACTTTCTGCCGGAATGTATCTATTAGAAATCGAAGTATTTACTGAAGATAAAGTGCTTATCGCAATTTTTGGAGGTTTTTTCATAGGGCTCGGGATTGGTTTTGTTTTAAGGGGCGGAGGAGTTATAGATGGACTCGAGGTCATCGCCCTACACACCGAAAAAAAGTCGGCTTTCACTTCAGCAGAGATTATTTTGACCCTTAACATCCTAATTATTATGGGAGCCGCATACCGGTTTGGTATCGAAACGGGGATGTATTCTATTCTTGTTTATTACACAGCCATGCTAACCACCAATTACGTTGTTGAAGGGTTTGAGGAATTTACAGCTCTCAATATTATTTCCAAAGATGCAGCCGAAATCCAAAATATGATTGCAAACGAGTTTGGAAAAGGGATCACTATATTTAAAGGGGAACGTGGCTATCTCCCAAAACTTCATAAGAAAAAAACAGATTGTGATATTATAGTAACCGTGGTGACACGCCTGGAAATCCACCGGATTAAAAATTCAGTGATGAAAATAGATCCCCAGGCATTTATCTTTGTAAACACGATAAAAGAAGTAAATGGCGGATATTTAAGTAATACAATAAAGGAAAAGTATTAA
- a CDS encoding HAL/PAL/TAL family ammonia-lyase codes for MLQINNTLSLDDFHKVLFENTEIKPTSKTLKRIDASFKFLKEFSKNKVIYGVNTGFGPMAQYKIKDKDRIQLQYNLIRSHASGSGKAMEPLYVKALMLARLNTLSLGKSGVHRSVAEVMQQLINKDITPLIFEHGGVGASGDLVQLAHLALVLIGEGEVFYKDKRRDTSEVFSEENISPIKIEIREGLALMNGTSAMTGIGIVNIIYAKRLLNWSVFCSAAINEIVQAYDDHLSEELNAAKKHQGQQKIAEKMRDHLKDSKLTRDRNEHLYNDAADKNTYFKEKVQEYYSLRCVPQILGPVYDTIEHTAKILIEEVNSANDNPIIDVENKHVYHGGNFHGDYVALEMDKLKLVVTKLSMLAERQLNYLLNNKLNDILPPFVNLGKLGLNFGMQGAQFTAVSTTAENQTLSNPMYIHSIPNNNDNQDIVSMGTNAANITKTVIDNAFEVISIELITIVQALRYLNFDDKLSNKTRQVLEEMNKIIPEIKEDSPLYKTNAEVKEYLKNNEVYK; via the coding sequence ATGCTCCAAATCAATAACACCCTTAGCCTCGATGATTTTCATAAGGTTTTATTTGAAAATACTGAAATTAAGCCTACTTCAAAAACCCTTAAAAGAATTGATGCTAGTTTTAAGTTTTTAAAGGAGTTTTCTAAGAATAAGGTTATTTATGGCGTTAATACCGGTTTTGGGCCAATGGCCCAGTATAAGATCAAAGATAAAGATCGCATTCAGCTTCAGTATAACTTAATTAGAAGTCACGCTTCAGGCTCAGGAAAGGCAATGGAGCCGCTTTATGTAAAAGCTTTAATGTTGGCCCGTTTAAATACACTTTCCCTTGGAAAATCTGGTGTACATAGATCAGTGGCCGAGGTAATGCAGCAACTTATCAATAAAGATATTACCCCACTAATTTTTGAACACGGTGGAGTAGGAGCTTCAGGAGATTTGGTGCAGCTAGCGCATTTAGCATTAGTGTTAATTGGTGAAGGAGAGGTTTTTTATAAAGATAAACGTAGAGATACCAGCGAAGTTTTTTCCGAAGAAAATATTAGTCCGATAAAAATTGAAATTAGAGAAGGACTGGCTTTAATGAATGGTACTTCGGCAATGACCGGCATTGGAATTGTCAATATTATTTATGCCAAGCGATTGTTGAACTGGTCAGTTTTTTGTTCTGCAGCGATTAATGAAATTGTGCAGGCTTATGATGATCATTTATCTGAAGAACTCAATGCAGCAAAGAAACACCAGGGGCAGCAAAAGATTGCAGAAAAAATGCGAGATCATTTAAAAGACAGTAAACTCACTCGCGATCGTAACGAACATTTGTATAATGATGCGGCTGATAAAAACACTTATTTTAAAGAAAAAGTTCAGGAATATTATAGTTTGCGCTGTGTGCCGCAAATTTTAGGACCGGTTTACGACACCATAGAACATACCGCCAAAATCCTTATCGAAGAAGTGAATTCTGCCAACGATAACCCTATTATAGATGTGGAAAACAAGCACGTGTATCACGGGGGAAATTTCCATGGCGATTATGTAGCCCTGGAGATGGATAAATTAAAACTCGTGGTTACTAAACTATCTATGCTTGCTGAACGCCAACTCAACTATTTGCTCAATAATAAACTCAACGATATTTTACCACCTTTTGTGAATTTGGGAAAACTAGGGCTTAATTTTGGGATGCAGGGAGCCCAATTTACCGCGGTTTCTACCACGGCAGAAAACCAAACCTTGTCTAACCCTATGTATATTCATAGTATTCCCAATAATAACGATAATCAGGATATTGTGAGTATGGGCACCAATGCGGCAAATATTACAAAGACTGTTATTGATAATGCTTTTGAAGTGATTTCAATAGAACTCATTACTATTGTCCAGGCTCTACGTTATTTGAATTTCGACGATAAATTATCGAATAAAACCAGGCAGGTTTTAGAAGAAATGAACAAGATAATTCCTGAAATAAAAGAGGATTCTCCACTTTATAAAACTAATGCTGAAGTAAAAGAATACCTTAAAAATAACGAAGTTTATAAATAA